A single genomic interval of Camelina sativa cultivar DH55 chromosome 11, Cs, whole genome shotgun sequence harbors:
- the LOC104724388 gene encoding transcription factor MYB24-like: MEKRVGGTGGSGSGDADVRKGPWTMEEDLILINCIANHGEGVWNSLAKSAGLKRTGKSCRLRWLNYLRPDVRRGNITAEEQLTIMELHSKWGNRWSKIAKHLPGRTDNEIKNFWRTKIQKYIIKNGETTTAGSQSSEIINHHATSTGQVLNDTQEPMDMYSQHANNIDHQLSYNTYVPESDSTMIPLSVDQSEQNYWSVDDLWPMHLYNGN; this comes from the exons ATGGAGAAAAGAGTAGGTGGTACTGGTGGGTCGGGATCAGGAGATGCAGATGTGAGAAAAGGGCCATGGACCATGGAAGAAGATTTGATTCTCATCAATTGTATCGCCAATCATGGTGAAGGTGTTTGGAACTCTCTCGCCAAATCTGCAG GCCTAAAACGCACCGGAAAAAGTTGCCGGCTCCGGTGGCTGAACTACCTCCGACCAGATGTGCGACGGGGAAATATCACAGCAGAAGAACAGCTCACCATCATGGAACTTCATTCCAAATGGGGAAATAG GTGGTCGAAGATTGCAAAGCATTTACCAGGAAGAACCGACAACGAGATCAAGAATTTTTGGAGGACCAAGATCCAGAAATACATCATCAAGAACGGAGAAACGACGACCGCTGGATCACAAAGCTCTGAGATCATAAACCATCATGCCACAAGCACAGGCCAAGTCTTGAATGATACTCAAGAACCCATGGATATGTATTCTCAACATGCCAACAATATTGATCATCAGCTTAGTTACAACACTTATGTGCCTGAATCGGATTCGACCATGATACCATTATCAGTTGATCAATCCGAACAAAACTATTGGAGCGTCGATGATCTTTGGCCCATGCATTTATATAAtggtaattaa